In one window of Vibrio sp. DW001 DNA:
- a CDS encoding DUF6701 domain-containing protein, translated as MKFYLTISLFLFSSVTWGFDPGPANNASCSVKGQSDFTIYFDLYGAFYEQGVEIQQPGNHEDFWVLSTSQPRASGETAEIYDTDLYRNWNTFQDQYNAAISYDASTNQLNYYRKSINTNTWGAPLDSITKVLKNGNINVVGEIYDTTSFSCEDSLPNFGRQYSDDAVFEFGVASCNGGSCNISFDNTFDIVPLVFVMPTVDPDMADSDAPATLSVTSVTKMGASIIQEVPPSINGSSSTAMTSVSFLAIEPGVAYFDGNKVYADYADISSVSTSSSVNTTNVTFSQIPSFSGFSSTPVVLGQVQSRNNDDKWITTAIENIGRTSVNVGLELSRSSVSNYTYNSEKIAFLASEEFQGTIDSYSVAFNNASSTLDTLRSNSTAPIADSCIDYTTTSVSSLTGIVANKQTRTGSDGGWLRRCDINGNQVSFAIDEDTNNSRARAHVSEQVGYFAFYQEMPEIGTCQYFPAPAQSWYVKGTTPNTDDRLMMTNPKNDDYHISGWPATYVYQNSNDNKYYVNTAFDEVSDLSYSTSYSCDAGYCVSGLDNVDKVEVDLEVTDTFPSGNLTIEGHNGNNSNSYKRVCEAGSQYCSYDKSGQNITIQILKGMNNLSITNLNKETFTIIFPAQDDIRIRRYEVNDSPVTTEFSSGGNYTFDYFRINTAGNTIKTGTDTKIYIRTNMSFNNPIDVIQTGLPDDVSILGPNAAMNIKVSSGSQFKAKILARTLLLENSVLEGAATAKQLSLSQAGAKIIGNSSCFDGSTPTEYQLVLEPTIDYTLVCDTQVLRFEVRDQNGLANGFSGELYATATNGGLLSTDNVTSGESSGRFQIDNGVLILYLTKINSGAVEVIASLVNHSDVDPESGLYQFVPFSFDADIQKVVAGKSQPLSIKVLACDDGSETAVDNYDKKSVQFIHSLLSPLNGKLGNLELNNESGTGTPIDFDAGVAEIDITYWESGKSLIQLSDPNFDCSGLDGCPIDGNGKLSGAFEIHARPWTFAICDENGSVMDGTASGGPAYNAAGDVFSLKVIPIVYMDIAGAEEKCNANRTTNFFVNDAESATVYIRGEKRSPSSGVTGTGSAMIVKNDQGDIVSSGESKSHTDNSGTTDAPYYLFNNLYWNEVGSLMISADIDDISNNSSNQYLDMVIDTGTREIGRFYPHHLTIIEDSDTLWDYADEHNDFAYMGQNIGHSFIVQAESSQDDSDGNALITTNYGLFTDDNIVTVTYKATANIPNSNGSDNWENIESTRILPRDLEWTPSNWGDNTGQIVVGISDFNVVKNGSILDGPFTSGNANFGLISDLVDSVNFETLDFDAYITGALSGKRFSEQPDFRYGRMVLSDVGGNQGTNISIPLKVEYWDGGQFVVNKDDSGSELNSDAYCAQSIWSDVGTNANVLLELNTTPSTNEGSVSEGQYAKLFAKQGTSRREQFKIWLRQGNNKISDSDASCSSNYVDQPWLQYFWNGPAEVEEDPSTIVTFGIYRGNDRVIFRGENRFTGQ; from the coding sequence ATGAAGTTCTATCTTACGATATCTTTGTTTTTATTCTCATCTGTTACTTGGGGGTTTGACCCTGGACCCGCGAATAATGCGAGCTGTTCAGTAAAAGGTCAGTCTGATTTTACTATCTATTTTGATCTGTATGGGGCTTTCTATGAGCAAGGCGTAGAAATACAACAACCCGGTAATCATGAAGATTTTTGGGTGCTAAGTACAAGTCAACCTCGAGCGTCCGGAGAAACGGCAGAAATATACGATACTGATTTATATAGAAATTGGAACACATTCCAGGACCAATATAACGCCGCTATTTCATATGATGCGTCAACGAATCAATTAAATTATTATCGTAAATCAATCAATACCAACACCTGGGGAGCGCCGCTAGATAGCATCACAAAAGTTCTAAAAAATGGCAATATAAATGTTGTTGGTGAGATATATGACACGACGAGTTTTAGCTGCGAAGATTCATTGCCTAATTTTGGTCGCCAATATAGCGATGATGCGGTATTTGAATTTGGGGTAGCAAGTTGTAATGGTGGGAGCTGTAATATTAGCTTTGACAATACATTCGATATTGTTCCGCTTGTGTTTGTTATGCCAACGGTTGATCCAGATATGGCGGACTCGGATGCACCCGCTACATTATCGGTTACCTCGGTGACTAAAATGGGGGCAAGTATCATCCAAGAGGTCCCACCATCAATCAATGGCTCCAGTTCTACTGCAATGACCTCGGTCAGTTTTCTCGCTATCGAACCAGGTGTCGCCTATTTCGATGGGAATAAAGTCTATGCAGATTATGCGGATATCAGTAGCGTAAGTACAAGTTCTTCAGTCAATACAACGAACGTCACCTTCTCTCAAATTCCAAGCTTTTCAGGTTTTTCGTCGACACCGGTAGTTTTAGGCCAGGTTCAAAGCAGAAATAATGACGATAAGTGGATAACCACGGCCATCGAAAATATAGGTCGAACGAGTGTGAATGTGGGCCTCGAATTATCGCGTTCGTCCGTTTCGAATTATACTTACAACTCAGAAAAAATCGCCTTTCTCGCCAGCGAAGAATTTCAAGGAACCATCGACTCATATTCAGTCGCTTTTAATAACGCGAGCTCTACCCTAGATACGCTTAGAAGTAATTCAACGGCACCAATAGCAGATAGTTGTATTGATTATACAACGACATCGGTAAGTTCCTTGACGGGAATAGTGGCAAACAAACAGACGAGAACGGGCAGTGATGGCGGATGGCTTCGTCGCTGTGATATCAATGGTAATCAGGTGAGTTTTGCAATAGACGAAGATACGAATAACTCGCGAGCTCGAGCTCATGTTTCTGAACAAGTAGGTTACTTTGCTTTTTATCAAGAGATGCCTGAAATCGGCACTTGCCAATATTTCCCTGCACCAGCTCAATCTTGGTATGTAAAAGGAACGACCCCTAATACCGACGATCGCTTAATGATGACTAACCCAAAAAACGATGATTATCACATTAGCGGTTGGCCAGCGACCTACGTGTACCAAAACTCGAATGACAATAAATACTATGTAAATACGGCGTTTGATGAAGTGTCTGATTTATCATACTCAACGAGTTATAGCTGTGATGCAGGGTATTGTGTAAGCGGACTTGATAATGTGGACAAAGTTGAGGTTGACCTTGAAGTCACTGATACCTTTCCAAGCGGAAATCTGACCATTGAGGGGCATAACGGTAATAATAGTAATAGTTATAAAAGAGTTTGCGAAGCTGGTAGCCAATATTGTAGTTATGATAAAAGTGGTCAAAACATAACCATTCAAATCTTGAAAGGAATGAATAATTTAAGCATTACTAACTTGAATAAAGAGACATTCACGATAATCTTTCCTGCTCAAGATGATATTAGAATTCGAAGATATGAGGTAAACGACTCACCTGTTACGACCGAATTTTCTAGTGGTGGGAATTATACGTTTGATTATTTTCGAATCAATACCGCTGGAAATACGATAAAAACAGGAACGGATACAAAAATATACATACGCACGAATATGTCTTTTAATAACCCCATTGATGTCATTCAAACTGGACTTCCTGATGATGTATCAATACTTGGTCCTAATGCGGCGATGAACATTAAGGTGAGTAGTGGTAGTCAATTTAAAGCCAAAATTCTTGCGCGAACACTGTTATTAGAGAACTCAGTTTTAGAAGGCGCGGCAACGGCGAAACAACTGTCTTTAAGCCAGGCTGGTGCAAAAATAATAGGCAATAGCAGTTGTTTTGATGGCTCGACACCGACCGAATACCAACTCGTCCTCGAACCGACTATTGACTATACACTCGTCTGTGATACCCAAGTATTACGATTTGAAGTCCGAGATCAAAACGGTTTGGCCAATGGTTTTTCTGGTGAGCTTTACGCGACAGCGACCAATGGTGGACTACTCTCCACTGATAATGTTACTTCTGGGGAGAGTTCTGGTCGTTTCCAGATAGATAATGGTGTGTTGATCCTATACCTAACAAAGATTAACTCTGGTGCAGTAGAGGTAATTGCAAGTCTGGTTAATCATTCTGATGTCGATCCAGAAAGTGGGCTTTATCAGTTTGTCCCTTTCAGTTTTGATGCAGATATACAAAAAGTAGTAGCAGGTAAAAGCCAACCGCTCTCAATTAAGGTACTTGCATGTGATGATGGTAGTGAAACCGCGGTTGATAACTACGATAAAAAATCTGTTCAGTTCATACATTCTCTACTCTCACCTCTAAACGGAAAATTAGGCAATCTCGAACTTAATAATGAATCTGGCACTGGAACACCAATAGATTTTGATGCTGGAGTTGCGGAAATTGATATTACTTATTGGGAGTCAGGTAAGTCGCTGATCCAGCTTTCAGACCCGAACTTTGACTGTTCAGGTCTTGATGGTTGTCCTATTGATGGGAACGGTAAGTTAAGTGGCGCTTTTGAAATTCATGCAAGACCTTGGACATTTGCAATCTGTGACGAAAATGGGTCAGTTATGGATGGAACCGCTAGTGGGGGACCGGCTTATAACGCAGCAGGAGATGTTTTTTCACTTAAAGTCATCCCTATCGTTTATATGGATATAGCGGGAGCCGAAGAGAAGTGCAATGCAAATAGAACAACCAATTTTTTTGTCAATGATGCAGAATCTGCAACTGTATATATCCGAGGGGAAAAGCGGAGCCCATCAAGTGGTGTTACAGGGACAGGTTCAGCTATGATTGTTAAAAATGATCAAGGTGATATCGTTAGTTCTGGTGAGAGTAAATCACATACAGACAACAGTGGCACCACCGATGCGCCGTATTATCTTTTTAATAATCTTTATTGGAATGAGGTCGGTAGCTTAATGATATCGGCCGATATTGATGACATAAGTAATAATAGTTCAAATCAGTATTTAGATATGGTCATCGATACAGGAACTAGAGAAATTGGTCGTTTTTACCCTCACCACTTAACCATAATTGAAGATAGCGATACTCTGTGGGATTACGCCGATGAGCATAATGATTTTGCGTATATGGGGCAGAATATAGGACATAGTTTCATTGTCCAAGCCGAAAGCAGCCAAGATGACAGCGATGGGAATGCGTTAATCACCACTAACTACGGTCTATTTACTGACGATAATATTGTTACGGTTACCTATAAAGCCACAGCCAACATCCCAAATAGTAATGGAAGTGATAATTGGGAGAACATTGAATCTACCCGTATATTACCAAGAGATCTTGAATGGACACCTTCAAATTGGGGGGACAATACGGGCCAAATAGTGGTTGGAATAAGTGATTTTAATGTGGTCAAAAATGGTTCTATTTTGGATGGGCCATTCACTAGTGGTAATGCCAATTTTGGATTAATTTCTGATCTGGTTGATAGCGTAAACTTCGAAACGTTAGATTTTGATGCCTATATTACCGGTGCGCTATCTGGCAAGCGTTTTTCAGAACAACCTGACTTTAGATATGGTCGTATGGTGCTCAGTGACGTTGGTGGCAATCAAGGTACGAACATCTCAATTCCTTTAAAAGTAGAATATTGGGATGGAGGTCAATTTGTAGTAAATAAAGATGATAGCGGAAGCGAGCTTAATTCTGATGCGTATTGCGCGCAATCTATTTGGTCAGACGTCGGCACCAACGCTAATGTGTTACTAGAACTAAATACAACGCCGTCAACAAATGAAGGCTCGGTCTCTGAGGGGCAATATGCTAAATTATTTGCAAAGCAGGGAACCAGTCGACGAGAGCAATTTAAGATTTGGCTACGTCAAGGCAATAATAAAATCTCGGACAGTGATGCGAGTTGCAGTAGCAATTATGTTGACCAACCTTGGTTACAATATTTCTGGAATGGTCCCGCCGAAGTGGAGGAAGATCCATCAACGATCGTCACATTTGGTATTTATCGAGGAAATGACCGAGTCATCTTCAGAGGCGAAAACCGATTTACAGGCCAATAA
- a CDS encoding prepilin-type N-terminal cleavage/methylation domain-containing protein has translation MRVKGFTLIEMVMTIIIMGIIFIGASSVIEMGSRGYADSIDRQRIQNQARFVIEKITREIRHAVPNSFNVVNDSQGDKCLTFYPINNAGFYSRNEVDRTLQFVVDNQGKRISGASGDRLTINPSQPGDLSDNSRSLSLAGCRDTNVTSCIEVALSAGVYAYQVNDNFDSHSIANRYYTYSNQVSYCIASTGVISKSVGSGSKSTLGDGLRFSGSQFYYKEPTLQRGGLVHMDLLFDSNGEESSYKHDVQVLNVP, from the coding sequence ATGAGAGTTAAAGGTTTTACTCTTATTGAAATGGTGATGACTATTATTATTATGGGCATCATCTTTATTGGTGCCAGTTCAGTAATAGAAATGGGGTCCAGAGGCTATGCGGATAGCATTGATAGACAGAGAATTCAGAATCAAGCTCGATTTGTAATAGAAAAAATAACACGAGAAATTCGTCACGCAGTACCCAATAGTTTTAATGTCGTGAACGATTCCCAAGGCGATAAGTGTTTAACCTTTTATCCTATCAACAATGCGGGTTTTTATTCACGAAATGAGGTCGATCGAACGCTTCAGTTCGTTGTTGATAATCAAGGGAAACGCATAAGCGGAGCGAGTGGGGATCGACTTACGATTAATCCGAGTCAACCCGGTGATCTTAGTGACAATAGTCGTTCACTCTCTTTAGCTGGGTGTCGCGATACCAATGTTACGAGCTGTATTGAGGTAGCCCTAAGTGCAGGGGTTTATGCGTATCAAGTAAATGACAATTTCGATAGCCACTCGATCGCTAATCGTTACTATACGTATTCTAATCAGGTGTCCTATTGTATTGCTAGCACTGGGGTTATTTCAAAAAGCGTGGGTTCAGGCAGTAAAAGTACGCTGGGTGATGGACTGCGCTTCTCTGGCAGTCAATTTTATTACAAAGAGCCGACCCTTCAGAGGGGAGGTCTAGTACATATGGATCTATTATTTGATAGCAATGGTGAAGAGAGCTCTTATAAACATGATGTGCAGGTGTTAAATGTCCCTTAA
- a CDS encoding prepilin-type N-terminal cleavage/methylation domain-containing protein — translation MVANRFAIKSAGFTLIESIVAIVIIGIAMVSLTSFLFPQIEDSARSHYEVRASALANSLTTEILARGYDHNSDPDGGIIRCGENDTNGNAVPCSTSLGPDTGTDELDGTTRQPENFNDVDDYIGCWYTNDASKANCNEELSEAGSLSDVLGNSISNEYPNFTANVTVDKVSVGGSSQFKKVRVEIVAGSYGSYDFVAHRGNY, via the coding sequence ATGGTTGCTAATCGTTTTGCTATAAAATCGGCTGGGTTTACTCTAATAGAGAGTATTGTTGCTATCGTTATTATCGGTATTGCGATGGTGTCATTGACTTCGTTTCTATTCCCGCAGATAGAAGACTCTGCTCGCTCACATTACGAAGTCCGCGCCTCTGCATTAGCCAACAGCTTAACAACAGAAATTTTAGCCAGAGGGTATGATCATAATAGCGATCCCGATGGCGGGATCATTCGTTGCGGTGAAAATGATACCAACGGAAACGCTGTACCTTGTTCGACATCTTTAGGCCCAGACACCGGTACTGATGAGTTAGATGGCACGACTCGCCAACCGGAAAATTTCAATGACGTGGATGATTATATCGGTTGTTGGTATACAAATGACGCGAGCAAAGCGAATTGTAATGAAGAATTGAGCGAAGCTGGGAGCTTGAGTGATGTTTTAGGTAATTCTATTAGTAATGAATATCCAAATTTCACCGCTAATGTGACCGTTGATAAAGTGAGTGTTGGTGGTTCTAGCCAGTTTAAGAAAGTGAGAGTAGAGATTGTTGCGGGCAGTTATGGTTCGTACGATTTTGTTGCTCATAGAGGAAACTATTAA
- a CDS encoding prepilin-type N-terminal cleavage/methylation domain-containing protein, translating to MKSTSDSHNGFTLVELVVVILLLSILSVYAASRYIGSSSFSPYAAQEQAISIIRQIQLGRMQSNIDSTNTLSDEYRLSVVSNTSNTINTISCLGSVASCSATDSSRSNNLVLPEEVTFEPSMTVDFDLLGEPTPSNVRIDIKSPTETVGVCINSVGYVYGC from the coding sequence ATGAAGTCGACCTCAGACAGTCACAACGGCTTTACTCTTGTTGAATTAGTCGTTGTCATTCTCCTTCTTAGCATACTTTCCGTCTATGCGGCTAGCCGCTATATCGGTTCCTCCAGTTTTTCTCCTTACGCCGCTCAAGAACAAGCCATATCGATCATACGCCAGATCCAGCTTGGTCGTATGCAATCGAATATAGATAGTACCAATACCCTTTCAGACGAATACCGTTTATCCGTCGTCAGTAATACCAGTAATACCATTAATACCATTAGTTGTTTAGGTTCCGTAGCCAGCTGCAGTGCCACTGATAGTTCACGTAGTAATAACCTAGTATTACCTGAAGAGGTAACCTTTGAACCCAGTATGACGGTGGATTTTGACCTGCTAGGCGAACCGACACCAAGTAATGTAAGAATTGATATAAAAAGCCCTACGGAAACCGTCGGTGTTTGTATTAATAGCGTAGGGTATGTTTATGGTTGCTAA
- a CDS encoding type II secretion system protein: MKRQGGFTLIELVVVIVILGILAVTAAPRFLNLQEDARVSAIQGLSGAVNGAGGIVFGKSAIEGIESLAKGATGASITEGSTTINTVFGYPTATDLPEAVTGLGNATDWAGFVSTDGTTYRATLASDSITAYAGITKCYVEYIEPTQSGNTPTVNVNVTDCK; the protein is encoded by the coding sequence ATGAAGAGACAAGGTGGTTTTACCCTAATCGAATTGGTTGTGGTCATTGTTATTCTGGGTATTCTGGCTGTTACAGCGGCCCCTAGGTTTTTGAACTTGCAAGAAGATGCACGTGTTTCGGCTATTCAAGGTCTATCGGGTGCAGTTAATGGCGCTGGTGGTATTGTATTTGGTAAGTCCGCCATTGAAGGTATCGAGTCGTTAGCGAAAGGCGCTACAGGCGCTTCAATTACTGAAGGTTCGACTACAATTAATACTGTATTTGGTTACCCTACTGCTACTGATTTGCCTGAAGCTGTTACTGGGTTGGGCAATGCTACGGATTGGGCTGGTTTTGTGAGCACTGATGGGACGACCTATAGAGCGACATTGGCTTCTGACTCAATTACGGCATATGCAGGGATTACAAAATGTTATGTTGAATACATAGAACCAACTCAAAGTGGCAACACGCCAACAGTAAATGTCAACGTGACTGATTGTAAATAA
- a CDS encoding prepilin-type N-terminal cleavage/methylation domain-containing protein, translating to MKKQTGFSLVELVIVIVVVGLLAVAALPKFLDITDEAKKASIEGVAGGFATAVLSARAQWEAESRPQVNNVNVVDYDGVDFILTDSSNNSGFRDGYPLAVSSTANSGATGATNAICLELMENLLQNPPTVVENDTSDADARYSAAATNSGTCTYTQLEGSTNHNFEYDITTGRVLVNLTN from the coding sequence ATGAAAAAACAGACTGGTTTTTCTTTAGTTGAATTGGTCATTGTCATTGTTGTGGTCGGATTATTAGCCGTAGCGGCATTGCCAAAGTTTTTGGATATCACTGACGAAGCAAAAAAAGCAAGTATTGAAGGGGTTGCAGGCGGATTTGCAACGGCGGTGCTTTCTGCTCGAGCTCAATGGGAAGCAGAATCTAGGCCGCAGGTTAATAATGTTAATGTTGTCGATTACGACGGCGTCGACTTTATTCTCACCGATTCATCGAATAACAGTGGCTTTCGCGACGGTTATCCACTTGCTGTATCAAGTACGGCGAACTCGGGTGCAACAGGTGCAACAAACGCGATTTGTTTAGAGTTGATGGAAAACTTGCTTCAAAACCCACCAACGGTGGTTGAAAATGATACCTCGGATGCGGATGCAAGGTACTCTGCTGCGGCAACCAACAGTGGCACCTGCACCTACACACAGTTGGAAGGCTCGACTAATCATAATTTTGAGTACGACATAACGACAGGTCGTGTATTGGTGAACCTAACCAACTAA